The DNA segment AACGGCGGCAAAGGGGCGATCCCTGAAGCAAACGTATCAAATGCAGCCACCGTGCAAATGGACCACGCATACATACCCACTGAAACAGCAGTTCGTACTCAAGATACTGGAGACGGATACAAAAGAGAAGAGTACAATTCCTCCCAAGACCAACCAGCTCTGCCTGAAAAGCCTCTGCTGCCCTATGACAAAGATAAAAGTGACGCCAAGCTCACGAGCTGTACGGGAAACGACGCAACGCAAGCTGCACCTTTAGTCGTCTCACAGCAAGGAACAAGTGCAACTTCTGCACCTAGCGACGTGAACAACGAAGACCTGCCATCGCTGGTAGAACGCTACGTCAACTCCGTCTGTCGCTTCGTGAGCACGAATTTTGACGAAACAGACATCGCAAAGAATGCGCTGTGCAAGCTCATGCCGGAAGACCTCATCTTTGTCTTGAAGACTTCGGAGGAGATACGGGCACAAATGAGCGAGGAGGGCACTGCATTGAGTCCCACGCGTGGCACAGTGGGAGAGGCACTAAAAAACTTGTTCCAGGCTGCTCGGGAACATAACATAGAAGGCTGCAAAGATGTTTTCTCGCAAGAATATGTCGCACAGAAGATAGACAACCTCATCAACCTCGCAAAACTTGTTTTGAGCCAGCACAAGCTTGTCTCAATGCCTGTGCAGTGGTACCTCCACAATTGGTCAGAACTAAAGGCCAGGGCTCTCGCTGCAGGAGAGGCAGCAGACTACTTCCACAATATTAGTGCCACATTCTATGGCTACACCATTGTACCCGGTCTGTTGCTGGAAAACACAACTGGCACACTACGGCTTCACTTCTCCTTCTACCTACAACGGGGAGTTTATGATAGCTTCCTTGAGTGGCCTCTCAAAAAGGAGTTGACACTGAGCATTGTCCATCCCACAGACAAGGGAAAGGTACGTTTCCTGGTGGTGGACACAAAGAAGGGTCAGGTAGAGGGTTGCACGAAACCCGAAACTCAAGAAGGAAAGCCCATATCCAGAGCTAAAAGCATAAAGGCAGATTATTTCGACACGAACGGGTACGTCGATGGCAACAAGCTAATGCTGAAGTTTGAGGTGAAGTAGTAGCAATCGTCCAATGGCCTGCATGTGCGTCACTTCGTTAAACTATCCTTAAAACCGACGTGCGCCCTTTACAGAGGCTGCATCCAATTGTGGAagcaactaaattttttttttttttgcgagggaGCAGGAGCAATCAGGCAGAATGGTGTCTCAACTCTGAATCTTGCATTTGACCAAGGGAAGAGACTTTACACCCAAGATGAGAGACTGCTGGCTGAGGTTTCAAAAATGCCACAAGTTTCTGCTACAAATCTGCCAGTgttgcactgctttttttttgccacaagtgCAGCCTACATACTTTTGTGTTTGTGCAGCTTCTTTTGACCACCCAACTTTCTTGTAACCTCTGTGTACATGCATAAAGGTGTTACTTTATGCTCTGAAGGTGTAAAGTTACTACACAGGAATTGCTTTTAAGGAGCACGATTCTGTCACCACTAATGCGAGAAAGCTGACCTGCACCTCCACCTGGCAAGCAGCAGCTACAGAACCCATTTCATTAGCAGTGTGCCAGTGACAAGGCCAGCAAATGCGGCACCTTGGCATCCCAGGTTTGTGTATGGCATACAGGAGAACACCTCTATAGCAAAGCGACTctggccagcaaaaatctttactaccTTTACTGTATCAGCTGTTGCTGATGGCATGGCTCCGACGACGCTCTCTGGTAATTAATTGGCTACTTACTAAACACAGTGCTGATTTATAAATAACAATACCTTCTATCCTGATCTGTCACTTTACGTGAAAATTATTTACTTTCAGTTACCACAGCTCATGCTATCTATTTTTAGATTGTGTTTGTCTTGTGGAAGTATTGCAATTGCACACATACATTGCGGCTACAAACATAGTTTGATTCCATGCGGAAACCAAAGTTTTGCGTGAACAATGGAACATTTTTAAGTCTTAGCATCGTTTAAGAGGTAATAGTTAAACACTTCCAACACAGTTAAGGAGCGGCAGTAATGCTCACGCAGTGCTGCCACTTCTCAGTTTTGCTGTTGCCATGCTGCAAatgttcgcccttttcttcccttctctactcctcgctgcacttttactgtcattTCTCACTCGCCCGCACTGCTTTCTGCATTCATAGCCAGATACTTTTTCCGTGTGCACTGCGGCTTTGTCTCTCAGCCACAAGAACTTCCAACTTCCGAGCTTGGTGGTGAAGCTATCTCAATGAGCATGTTTTTACAGTCTTTGGCATCCATCTGCCTCTGAATGTTGGCCTCGTGCGTGCCACGCTGTTATCACTCTGCGGGaagtacagcccccgtcaaaagtatacagccgaAGAAATTCTCTTGTAAGGTGTTCAGTAGGGCTCCCTAGAACATCTAGcaatccaaagcttgggaggaccGACTCAAAGCTATTAATCATTCGAGATTACTGTCATTGAGTATGCATAACCAGGCAAGCTGAAGGCATATATTAAGGGTCGCCGTAGGCAGACCCTCTTTAGTAGTAGAACTAAAAAAAGTAGTCTTCTATGGGAGGCAAAATGAgactgcagtttcactttactatatcagaGTTTATTATGGCAGGATTCTACTGCAAACGAAGATTTACAGCCAACCTCTCCACCGACTGCCCTTCCTTGAGACATGCGCACAAGCTCCAAATTTTAAATTGTGCAGTTTAACGTCGTGAAGAGACACATGGGCTACGAGGAATGCCATGGAGGGTTCCCTATTTTgaccacctaaggttctttaatgtgtgccAACATCAAAACGCTGCCAATATTGAACCCGGGTCCTTTAGCTCAGCAGCAGAGCATGAGCAGACATGAGCAGTTTCAGAggtgaaccgttttttttttttttttttccacaatgaATAAAAAGCAGTCATGGCACACTGGTTAAAGCATCCAAATACCTGGTTTAAGCCTGCCTACAGAATGAGGGCTTTTCTTTGGAGTTGTATGCATACATGATCAAAGCGCTCCACATGAGGCTGATTCTTGAACAAAGACTTGAAAGGCGAGCTTTCGTACCCGCAGTGAAACTGCCAAAGTGAGTTCAAAGCAGAGTACTACTTGCTTACCAGCTCCGAAACAAGACAAAAATATGGTTATATCAGTTTATTTGACGTCAGTCCAATGTGAATATGAAAGAGGGCTAAATGACGTCAAAACAGTGGCAATGA comes from the Amblyomma americanum isolate KBUSLIRL-KWMA chromosome 1, ASM5285725v1, whole genome shotgun sequence genome and includes:
- the LOC144095493 gene encoding uncharacterized protein LOC144095493, which codes for MASSAAEKIGTTYTLYGFGNDLDWRQTCFLEPLPPSRYCSYCGRVCATMMMLPCSHIVCAGCYGQCTRSYACALDAQRFQQHDVAVMIYSSQDLASKHIQCWNADRGCKISGLSFQIVEHYHKQCAHHPIKCPRCNQAVSHGEVVTHLASSCSQKPAALLGVQDTLKHLNPADTRRPGAAGPFPLIPDQHANLEVGNVASSSTAFTLASQQHRTTSTSLVLPSPRQPEPLCDYRGQPPPAHDIYEPVSRYLREAPAAHAELPENPSCDTQRRDSMARRKAPASMELEIMGRLEHLSEPKSDFTLESIQMQGTSPHSASSSPETTRPGRYRYLDTAATLGARTLSTPKLNGGKGAIPEANVSNAATVQMDHAYIPTETAVRTQDTGDGYKREEYNSSQDQPALPEKPLLPYDKDKSDAKLTSCTGNDATQAAPLVVSQQGTSATSAPSDVNNEDLPSLVERYVNSVCRFVSTNFDETDIAKNALCKLMPEDLIFVLKTSEEIRAQMSEEGTALSPTRGTVGEALKNLFQAAREHNIEGCKDVFSQEYVAQKIDNLINLAKLVLSQHKLVSMPVQWYLHNWSELKARALAAGEAADYFHNISATFYGYTIVPGLLLENTTGTLRLHFSFYLQRGVYDSFLEWPLKKELTLSIVHPTDKGKVRFLVVDTKKGQVEGCTKPETQEGKPISRAKSIKADYFDTNGYVDGNKLMLKFEVK